Proteins co-encoded in one Bacillus infantis NRRL B-14911 genomic window:
- a CDS encoding LTA synthase family protein, with protein sequence MKSILKSPKELFKNSMSVFFLAVVLLWLKTYAAYQIEFNLGIDNSMQEFLLFLNPLSSSLLFLGIALFFKGKIQSGVLIAVQFLLSFLLYANVVYYRFFNDFITVPVLMQTKTNAGQLGDSALSLMSPFDILYFADTILLVVLAAVKWYRPAKHTRKRMTASLVIAAAVITFFINLGLAEKDRPELLTRSFDRNYLVKYLGAYNFTVYDIIQNARSASQRAMADSSDITEVENYVKANYAEPNPDYFGKAKGMNVIYVSLESFQTFLIDYKLDGQEVTPFLNSLAHNGQTFYFKNYFHQTGQGKTSDAEFMMENSLYPMSQGAVFVNKAQNTYQAAPAILKTRGYTSASFHGNYKTFWNRNEIYKSFGYDHFFDAEYYNMTDENTKNYGLKDKPFFKESMPMLESLKQPFYTKFITLSNHFPFKMDEGDTEFQPAETEDSVVNHYFTSANYMDQALEQFFNDLKASGLYDNTVIVMYGDHYGISENHNPAMERVLGKEIDSFEYAQLQRVPLFIHVPGVKGGAMDTYGGAVDVMPTLMHLLGVSTKDYMQIGSDLLSETHREVIPFRNGDFISPEYTSVDEKCYSTETGEELEEGSACVRLSEQAKKELLMSDNIVYKDLLRFHNPEGFEPINRKDYKYIKEEPAEEANPMTGLQK encoded by the coding sequence ATGAAATCGATCTTGAAATCGCCTAAGGAGCTATTTAAAAACAGCATGAGCGTTTTTTTCCTGGCAGTTGTTTTGCTGTGGCTGAAAACATATGCTGCATACCAGATTGAATTCAATTTAGGAATCGACAACAGCATGCAGGAATTTTTGCTTTTCCTGAACCCGCTGAGCTCATCCCTTCTATTCTTGGGGATCGCACTATTTTTTAAAGGAAAGATACAGTCAGGCGTACTGATTGCTGTTCAGTTTCTGCTGTCTTTCCTGCTGTACGCCAATGTGGTGTACTACCGTTTCTTCAATGACTTTATTACAGTCCCTGTCCTTATGCAGACAAAAACAAATGCCGGACAGCTTGGAGACAGTGCACTTTCGCTCATGTCACCGTTTGATATCCTGTACTTTGCCGACACGATCCTTTTGGTTGTGCTGGCAGCAGTCAAATGGTACAGACCGGCGAAGCATACACGGAAGAGAATGACGGCAAGCCTGGTGATTGCTGCTGCTGTCATCACATTCTTCATTAATCTTGGGCTTGCTGAGAAAGACCGTCCTGAACTCCTGACACGCTCATTTGACCGCAATTATCTGGTCAAGTATCTGGGCGCCTATAATTTCACGGTTTATGACATTATTCAAAATGCCAGATCTGCCAGTCAGCGCGCCATGGCAGACAGCAGTGATATCACAGAGGTTGAAAACTATGTGAAAGCCAATTATGCAGAACCGAATCCTGATTATTTCGGAAAAGCAAAAGGCATGAATGTGATCTATGTTTCACTGGAATCTTTCCAGACATTCCTGATCGACTATAAGCTGGACGGCCAGGAAGTAACACCGTTCCTGAATTCCCTGGCTCATAATGGACAGACTTTTTACTTTAAGAACTATTTTCACCAGACAGGGCAAGGTAAAACATCCGATGCCGAGTTTATGATGGAGAATTCACTGTATCCGATGTCCCAGGGGGCTGTTTTTGTCAACAAGGCCCAGAACACCTACCAGGCAGCACCTGCGATATTGAAGACGCGCGGCTATACGTCGGCCTCTTTTCACGGGAATTATAAAACGTTCTGGAACCGGAATGAAATTTACAAATCCTTCGGCTATGACCATTTCTTTGATGCCGAATATTACAACATGACAGATGAGAACACCAAGAACTATGGCCTGAAGGATAAGCCTTTCTTTAAAGAATCCATGCCGATGCTGGAAAGCCTGAAGCAGCCGTTCTATACAAAGTTCATCACTCTGTCCAACCACTTCCCATTCAAAATGGATGAAGGGGACACAGAATTCCAGCCGGCAGAAACAGAAGACAGTGTTGTTAACCATTACTTTACTTCTGCCAATTATATGGACCAGGCGCTTGAGCAGTTCTTTAACGACCTTAAAGCATCCGGCCTGTATGATAATACAGTGATCGTCATGTATGGTGACCATTATGGCATTTCTGAAAATCACAACCCTGCAATGGAGCGGGTTCTTGGCAAGGAAATCGATTCCTTTGAATATGCCCAGCTGCAGAGAGTCCCTCTTTTCATCCACGTACCTGGGGTAAAAGGCGGCGCGATGGACACATACGGTGGCGCGGTGGATGTAATGCCGACCCTGATGCATCTTCTTGGCGTCAGCACAAAAGACTATATGCAGATCGGTTCAGATTTATTGTCTGAAACCCACCGGGAAGTTATTCCTTTCCGCAACGGCGACTTCATCAGCCCGGAATACACTTCTGTTGATGAAAAATGCTACTCCACGGAAACCGGTGAAGAGCTTGAGGAAGGCAGTGCTTGTGTAAGGCTGTCAGAACAGGCGAAAAAAGAACTGCTGATGTCTGACAATATCGTGTACAAAGATCTGCTGAGATTCCACAATCCAGAGGGCTTTGAACCAATCAACCGCAAGGATTACAAATATATCAAAGAAGAGCCTGCCGAGGAAGCGAACCCAATGACAGGGCTCCAAAAATAA
- a CDS encoding ATP-grasp domain-containing protein: MSKIHIIHENSEWTAHLTKRLEELGLPYEEWFLNEGIVDLTSAPPEGIFYSRMSASSHTRGNRFAPELTESVLSWLEQHGRTVFNGSRALRLEVSKVNQYTALNAAGIATPKTIAAVGKNQILEAAVKLDSAPFITKHNRAGKGLGVQLFHSLDALREYVEGPNFEEPVDGITLIQEYIESPESYITRCEFVGGKFVYAVQVDTSEGFELCPADACQIGDLFCPVGEEVEEKPKFKIIEGFNDPIIEKYERFLKENGIQIAGIEFIKNANGDIYTYDVNTNTNYNSDAEAKAGKYGMLEAAKFLGAELEKEQAKVREYSRV, translated from the coding sequence ATGAGCAAAATACACATCATACACGAAAACAGCGAATGGACTGCCCATTTGACAAAAAGGCTGGAAGAGCTGGGTCTTCCTTATGAGGAATGGTTTTTGAATGAAGGGATTGTTGACCTGACCAGTGCACCTCCGGAGGGGATTTTCTACAGCAGGATGAGCGCATCTTCCCACACAAGGGGGAACCGCTTTGCACCGGAGCTGACGGAATCTGTCCTGTCATGGCTTGAGCAGCATGGCCGCACCGTTTTCAACGGAAGCCGCGCTTTAAGGCTGGAGGTCAGCAAAGTCAATCAATATACAGCGCTGAATGCTGCAGGAATCGCCACTCCGAAAACAATAGCAGCTGTCGGAAAAAATCAAATTCTTGAAGCAGCTGTAAAGCTCGACAGCGCTCCGTTCATCACGAAGCATAACCGCGCAGGCAAAGGGCTCGGCGTCCAGCTGTTCCATTCTCTGGACGCATTGAGGGAATATGTCGAAGGGCCGAATTTTGAAGAGCCTGTCGATGGCATCACTCTGATCCAGGAATATATTGAGTCGCCAGAATCATATATTACCAGATGCGAATTCGTGGGCGGAAAATTCGTCTATGCCGTCCAGGTGGATACATCAGAAGGCTTTGAGCTTTGCCCGGCCGATGCCTGCCAAATCGGGGATCTGTTCTGTCCTGTTGGCGAAGAGGTGGAAGAAAAGCCAAAGTTTAAGATCATTGAAGGCTTCAACGACCCGATCATTGAAAAATATGAACGCTTCCTCAAGGAAAACGGCATCCAAATCGCTGGCATTGAATTCATTAAAAATGCCAATGGGGATATTTATACGTATGATGTCAACACAAACACAAATTATAATTCTGACGCAGAGGCAAAAGCAGGCAAATACGGCATGCTTGAAGCCGCCAAATTCCTCGGTGCCGAGCTTGAAAAAGAACAGGCTAAGGTTAGGGAATACAGCAGAGTGTGA
- a CDS encoding LLM class flavin-dependent oxidoreductase, which translates to MKYGFWLPIFGGWLRNVEDEKMPPTFSYAKEVIQAAEKWGYDTTLIAELYLNDIKGPEQDSLEAWSTAAALAAVTEKIEIMTAVRPGFHNPAVTAKMASNIDHISNGRFTLNVVSAWWEEEARQYAGIFTEHDERYDRTEEFVKVMKGLWEEETFNFDGSYYSIKNAHLSPKPVQRPNPILYAGGESPRGKEAIVNHCDAYVMHGGTVEEVKTKIDDMRARRQESGNEPFKSFGMAAYIVCRDTEEEAQEELARITNVKESSGYAGYKDFVGKSQLEQQVKLYDYSVSNRGLRPNLIGTPEQIAEQIIAYEEAGVDLLLLQFSPQLEEMQRFSEKVMPLVEAKRKILK; encoded by the coding sequence ATGAAATACGGATTTTGGCTGCCGATCTTTGGCGGCTGGCTGCGCAATGTAGAAGACGAGAAGATGCCCCCGACCTTCAGCTATGCGAAAGAAGTCATCCAGGCAGCAGAGAAGTGGGGATATGATACCACATTAATAGCAGAACTTTACTTGAATGATATAAAAGGCCCGGAGCAGGATTCACTTGAAGCATGGTCAACTGCGGCCGCTCTTGCTGCGGTGACTGAGAAAATAGAAATTATGACGGCTGTCCGCCCAGGCTTCCATAATCCTGCGGTGACGGCAAAAATGGCAAGCAATATCGACCATATCAGCAATGGCCGTTTTACCCTGAATGTTGTATCCGCATGGTGGGAGGAAGAGGCGCGCCAGTATGCCGGCATCTTTACTGAACATGATGAGCGCTATGACCGGACAGAAGAATTCGTCAAGGTCATGAAGGGTTTATGGGAAGAAGAAACCTTTAATTTTGACGGCAGCTATTATTCTATTAAAAACGCCCATTTGTCCCCTAAGCCGGTGCAAAGGCCGAATCCGATCCTTTATGCAGGCGGAGAAAGCCCCCGCGGCAAGGAAGCAATTGTTAATCACTGCGATGCCTATGTGATGCACGGGGGGACAGTTGAAGAAGTAAAAACTAAAATTGATGACATGAGAGCACGCAGGCAGGAAAGCGGGAATGAGCCATTTAAGTCTTTTGGCATGGCAGCCTACATTGTCTGCCGCGACACAGAAGAAGAGGCGCAGGAAGAGCTTGCCCGCATCACCAATGTAAAAGAATCAAGCGGCTATGCAGGCTACAAAGATTTTGTAGGCAAATCGCAGCTTGAGCAGCAGGTAAAGCTGTACGATTATTCCGTTTCCAACCGGGGCCTCAGGCCAAATCTGATCGGAACCCCTGAACAGATTGCTGAACAGATTATTGCTTATGAAGAAGCCGGCGTCGATCTGCTTCTGCTTCAGTTCTCTCCACAGCTGGAGGAAATGCAGAGATTTTCGGAAAAAGTCATGCCGCTGGTTGAAGCCAAAAGGAAAATCTTAAAGTAA
- a CDS encoding RNA polymerase sigma factor: MEGNQGLHTISKEIKDLEKRFKQEIEPYRSLLWKYCYRLTGSPWDAEDLVQDTLLKSLAMLSKVFQELNVKSYLFKIATNTWIDQQRRNRIAYTDSYLVELLESGSEKELKILPALDYLARQLSLKQFVCLLLTDVFLFTAKEAADIVSLSPGAVYANVQRARDVLKNIPEREQIHRLQEGIAISASHDKTISTLLEGFRRKDMAMIASLLDENLLTDITHAGVEFGKRETERNSLKDWAEVVSRQEGAEAAITTLWGRQVILEFALKSGEKLLQNIHFMELENDKIVYWKFYCFSWDLMNAAAKELDVNLGAEYFYHIF, encoded by the coding sequence ATGGAAGGTAATCAAGGTTTACACACAATAAGCAAGGAAATCAAAGACCTGGAAAAAAGATTCAAGCAGGAGATAGAACCTTATCGCTCTTTACTGTGGAAATATTGCTACAGATTGACAGGCTCTCCATGGGATGCAGAAGACCTCGTCCAGGATACATTGCTGAAATCCCTGGCTATGCTCTCAAAGGTCTTTCAAGAGTTGAATGTAAAATCCTACTTATTCAAAATCGCCACTAATACATGGATCGATCAGCAAAGAAGAAATCGGATTGCCTATACAGATTCATACCTTGTAGAACTTCTGGAAAGCGGCAGCGAAAAGGAGCTTAAGATTCTCCCAGCCCTCGATTATCTGGCCCGCCAGCTGAGTCTGAAGCAATTTGTCTGCCTTCTGCTTACAGACGTTTTTCTTTTTACTGCAAAAGAGGCTGCAGATATCGTCAGTCTTTCGCCTGGTGCTGTCTATGCAAATGTACAGAGAGCAAGAGATGTGTTGAAGAATATCCCTGAAAGAGAGCAGATTCATAGACTGCAGGAAGGGATAGCTATATCTGCCTCACATGACAAAACAATCAGCACCCTGCTTGAAGGCTTCCGAAGAAAAGACATGGCCATGATTGCTTCTCTTCTTGACGAGAATCTTCTCACAGATATTACCCATGCTGGAGTTGAATTTGGAAAAAGAGAAACAGAACGAAATTCGCTCAAAGACTGGGCAGAGGTGGTATCCAGGCAGGAAGGGGCCGAAGCCGCCATCACGACGCTATGGGGCAGGCAGGTCATTTTGGAGTTTGCTCTTAAATCCGGAGAGAAGCTGCTGCAGAACATTCACTTTATGGAACTGGAAAATGATAAAATAGTGTATTGGAAATTTTATTGCTTTTCCTGGGATTTAATGAATGCAGCTGCAAAAGAGCTGGATGTGAATCTGGGAGCTGAATATTTTTATCATATTTTTTAA
- a CDS encoding mechanosensitive ion channel family protein: MDFFKELSREEYIQFFSWFAAIWLLKFILQFFAARRRWAQPEAKEGMLSVLNWAAFYASLILFLNFFSTQDWLNYTLYQAGDVKVSLRLIFTAFLIVSLANKFVRVLTLQILSSVYEHYHVDRGLRYTFNRFIYYAIMIAAVAVSLTTVGLDLTAAGAALGVLGIGIGFGMRNIAGNFISGIIILFERPVEVGELIEINNKIGTIESIRLRSTIVRTAKEGTLIVPNQHFIEQIIKNRTGSEMLASVEVNIKFGEDTGRIENLLKEAVLQEANHFSAYLKVNLAEIRLVDFKYDTMLFLIEVPVKNFDTKQKYESRLRHAIAGIFYEHDISLASFPAAEKEAGM; encoded by the coding sequence ATGGACTTTTTTAAAGAACTATCAAGAGAAGAATATATTCAGTTTTTCTCCTGGTTTGCGGCTATTTGGCTTCTAAAATTCATCCTGCAATTTTTTGCTGCAAGAAGGCGATGGGCCCAGCCGGAAGCAAAAGAAGGCATGCTCTCGGTCCTCAATTGGGCGGCCTTTTACGCTTCCCTGATACTGTTCCTGAACTTTTTTTCAACGCAGGACTGGCTGAATTATACGCTCTATCAGGCAGGGGACGTTAAAGTCTCACTGCGGCTGATATTTACGGCCTTCCTTATTGTTTCTCTGGCGAATAAGTTTGTCAGGGTTCTTACGCTGCAGATTCTGTCTTCTGTCTATGAACATTATCATGTCGACAGGGGGCTGAGATATACATTCAACCGCTTCATCTATTATGCGATCATGATAGCGGCGGTTGCCGTCAGCCTTACAACGGTCGGTCTTGACCTTACTGCGGCAGGAGCGGCTCTCGGGGTGCTGGGGATCGGAATCGGCTTTGGGATGAGGAATATTGCCGGCAACTTCATTTCAGGCATCATCATCCTGTTTGAACGGCCTGTGGAAGTAGGGGAACTGATTGAGATCAATAATAAAATCGGAACCATTGAAAGCATACGGCTTCGTTCCACGATAGTAAGAACTGCGAAAGAGGGGACGCTGATCGTTCCAAACCAGCATTTTATTGAACAGATCATCAAAAACCGGACTGGATCGGAAATGCTTGCTTCTGTGGAGGTCAATATAAAATTCGGAGAAGATACAGGCAGGATTGAAAACTTGCTGAAAGAGGCGGTCCTTCAGGAAGCTAATCATTTTTCAGCGTATTTAAAAGTAAACCTTGCTGAAATCAGGCTGGTTGACTTTAAGTATGATACGATGCTGTTTTTAATCGAGGTCCCGGTCAAAAATTTCGATACTAAGCAAAAATATGAAAGCCGCCTGCGCCATGCTATAGCCGGCATCTTTTATGAACATGATATCAGCCTTGCCTCCTTTCCTGCTGCAGAGAAAGAGGCAGGTATGTAA
- a CDS encoding YczE/YyaS/YitT family protein → MKERILFFAAGLLVLTLGVALIIKSALGASAWDALAVGESHLFGLTVGTCIFINGMALIIINSILLKKKPEILAAGTILVIGALIDFWLLAVFKDFSPSMLLTQSCTLLSGILTMGLGIAVYLQAKFPPSPMDTLMVAVHTRFGLSLRTSRIASEGFALILAFLFQGAIGPGTILVTLTLGLVVQYFHPKLEIIMANGLKKAVV, encoded by the coding sequence ATGAAGGAAAGAATCTTATTTTTTGCAGCAGGGCTGCTTGTCCTCACGTTAGGTGTGGCGCTTATTATCAAATCTGCCCTCGGCGCCTCTGCTTGGGATGCACTGGCAGTTGGCGAGTCCCATCTTTTCGGGCTGACCGTAGGGACTTGTATATTCATAAATGGAATGGCTCTAATCATCATCAACTCTATATTATTAAAGAAAAAGCCGGAAATCCTGGCGGCAGGAACCATTCTGGTCATTGGTGCTTTGATTGATTTCTGGCTGCTGGCAGTATTCAAGGACTTTTCTCCAAGCATGCTGCTCACCCAGTCCTGTACTTTGCTCTCAGGCATATTGACAATGGGTCTGGGGATCGCCGTCTACCTTCAGGCAAAATTCCCTCCAAGCCCGATGGATACCTTGATGGTCGCCGTTCACACCAGGTTTGGCCTTTCTTTAAGGACTTCCCGTATAGCCAGTGAAGGATTTGCCCTTATTCTGGCGTTTCTTTTCCAGGGAGCGATCGGCCCCGGCACAATCCTGGTCACACTGACACTCGGCCTAGTGGTGCAGTATTTCCATCCTAAGCTGGAAATTATAATGGCAAATGGGTTGAAGAAAGCTGTTGTATAA
- a CDS encoding AI-2E family transporter, translated as MWIKKPFFMYITGAILVLVVIFLLGKIDWFIWPFRKLVATIFFPILISGLLYYILRPVIRWLSGYMPKTASILIVFGTLIGIGTGIFYFGGSLIAEQITQISDSFPDKMEDLTSETKEMVDENDFGFLSYEEIEQKVLSYSQSFINTVGSNLTGIISAITSIATVLIVVPFILFYFSKDDEKLRPKLLKWIPDEHKIEGNRILLDIDKTLSTYIIGQFIIAFADGVLMYIGYLIIGLDYALVLALFATFLTVVPFLGPLLGIIPAIFVGLMQEPFMVIKILIVLVAVQQLEGNLITPQVMGKRLNIHPLTVILVLLVAGSLYGFIGILVAIPFYSVVKVIVRDFWKFYRLRHLAGSIGNKE; from the coding sequence ATGTGGATTAAAAAGCCGTTTTTTATGTATATAACAGGAGCCATACTCGTGCTGGTTGTTATTTTTCTATTGGGTAAGATCGATTGGTTCATCTGGCCATTCCGGAAGCTTGTGGCGACCATTTTCTTCCCCATCCTGATATCGGGTCTTCTTTATTATATCCTCAGGCCAGTCATCCGCTGGCTGAGCGGCTATATGCCGAAGACCGCTTCCATCCTTATTGTATTCGGTACGCTGATTGGCATTGGAACCGGAATTTTTTATTTCGGCGGAAGCCTGATAGCAGAACAGATCACCCAAATATCAGACTCTTTCCCTGACAAAATGGAGGATCTTACATCAGAGACAAAGGAAATGGTGGATGAGAATGACTTTGGCTTCCTTTCCTATGAGGAGATCGAGCAGAAGGTCCTTTCCTATTCGCAATCATTCATCAATACAGTCGGCAGCAATCTTACCGGGATCATTTCTGCCATCACAAGCATCGCTACCGTATTGATTGTTGTCCCCTTCATTCTGTTCTACTTTTCAAAAGATGACGAAAAACTCCGGCCGAAACTGCTGAAATGGATACCGGATGAGCATAAAATAGAAGGCAACCGGATTTTGCTGGACATCGACAAAACCTTATCAACTTATATTATCGGCCAGTTTATCATAGCTTTTGCCGATGGTGTCCTGATGTATATCGGTTATCTGATCATCGGCCTGGATTATGCTTTAGTGCTGGCATTGTTCGCCACGTTCCTGACAGTCGTCCCTTTTCTCGGACCGCTTCTCGGCATCATTCCTGCCATTTTTGTCGGTTTGATGCAGGAACCTTTCATGGTGATTAAAATCCTGATTGTCCTTGTTGCGGTCCAGCAGCTGGAGGGGAATCTCATAACACCGCAGGTAATGGGAAAAAGACTGAACATCCATCCGCTGACAGTCATCCTTGTCCTGCTGGTGGCAGGTTCCCTTTATGGCTTCATCGGCATTCTGGTGGCCATTCCATTTTATTCTGTTGTTAAGGTGATTGTGAGGGATTTCTGGAAGTTCTACAGGCTCCGCCACCTGGCAGGCTCAATTGGAAACAAAGAATGA
- a CDS encoding VOC family protein yields the protein MKTPIVNRMNTIFVHVADLEKSAGWYCKLLGQKVTEPVENPVYNVKMNGATGLTLDAGPYGERERPQAGLYPLFNLHTEDIQEAYSWMESEDFAVDPEITRFDDFSFFNVKDPDGHIIMICTG from the coding sequence ATGAAAACACCTATAGTCAATAGGATGAATACCATTTTTGTACATGTGGCAGATCTGGAAAAGTCAGCAGGATGGTACTGTAAGCTTCTTGGCCAGAAAGTCACAGAGCCGGTTGAGAACCCGGTATATAATGTAAAAATGAATGGGGCAACCGGTCTTACCCTGGATGCAGGACCTTACGGTGAAAGGGAAAGACCGCAGGCTGGGCTTTATCCATTGTTCAACTTGCATACTGAGGACATTCAAGAGGCTTACAGCTGGATGGAAAGCGAGGACTTTGCCGTTGACCCAGAGATAACCCGCTTTGACGATTTCAGCTTTTTCAACGTAAAAGATCCTGACGGCCATATCATTATGATTTGTACAGGATAA
- a CDS encoding helicase C-terminal domain-containing protein: protein MTKSWRISARSLAEYVYRSGSIESGFAAASSMAEGTKAHKKIQSTYKEEDEYEVFLKEALQHEEIEFLLEGRCDGIIQEDGELVVDEIKSTAKDLSAFDEDTHPVHWAQARCYAFMLAKERGLERITVQLTYLQIHTEEEKRFRKVETLSFLEGYVKGLIADFYPYARLMLHHREKRDTSIKALPFPFPEYRKGQRRLAKAVYKSILDEKDLFAQAPTGTGKTISTAFPAIKAMGEGLLSRMVYLTAKTITRQAAEEAFSLMQQKGLHMHTVTITAKDKICFQEQTVCQKEHCPFADGFYDRLNEAVLDILSHESIIDRSVIEKYAMKHTVCPFEFSLELAYAADAVICDYNYIFDPRVSLKRLHTEGKKKTALLIDEAHNLVDRARDMFSADLGKQNFLQLKRAYKNTAPQLSAAAKKMNDVFISFNRELKEESYRIHEELPENLLEHLEDFAHCSEKELISGRGDEGQELLLDTYFSVQAFLRISRLADERFVIYTEKSGKDVVLKLFCLDPSYLVQKMGKGFRSKLFFSATFQPFDYFKNMLGWNEDHYSLSLPSPFPKENAEVLALPLSTRYKDRSATGEALIRSVEKLAAERPGNYLIFFPSYQYMREIHEQMKESSTIRMMVQEQGMAEGEKEEFLSSFKEEPEESLLGFAVLGGIFSEGINLKGTRLCGVIIVGVGLPQLSLERNLIKDYFQAEGKNGYDYAYTFPGANKAAQAGGRLIRSEEDTGTILLIDDRFLQKRYEQLLPAEWFPLKRLTR, encoded by the coding sequence ATGACTAAAAGCTGGAGAATTTCTGCCAGAAGCCTGGCGGAATATGTCTATCGTTCCGGAAGCATTGAGTCCGGGTTTGCAGCAGCTTCCTCGATGGCTGAAGGAACGAAAGCGCACAAGAAAATTCAGAGTACTTATAAGGAAGAAGATGAATATGAGGTTTTCTTGAAGGAAGCACTTCAGCATGAGGAGATTGAGTTCCTTCTTGAGGGGCGATGTGACGGGATTATTCAGGAGGATGGGGAACTGGTTGTAGATGAAATCAAGTCGACGGCAAAGGATTTGTCAGCTTTCGATGAAGATACCCATCCTGTGCATTGGGCTCAGGCAAGATGCTATGCTTTTATGCTTGCAAAAGAGCGCGGGCTTGAGAGAATCACCGTTCAGCTTACCTACTTGCAGATCCACACTGAAGAAGAAAAGCGCTTCAGGAAGGTGGAGACTTTATCCTTCCTCGAAGGTTATGTGAAGGGGCTGATTGCTGACTTTTATCCTTACGCACGGCTCATGCTCCATCATAGGGAAAAAAGGGATACCAGCATTAAAGCCCTGCCTTTTCCCTTTCCGGAATACAGGAAGGGACAGCGAAGGCTTGCAAAAGCAGTGTACAAATCAATTCTGGATGAAAAGGACTTGTTTGCCCAGGCGCCGACCGGGACAGGAAAGACCATTTCAACTGCTTTTCCCGCCATCAAGGCGATGGGAGAGGGGCTGCTGTCAAGGATGGTCTATCTTACAGCCAAAACTATCACAAGGCAGGCAGCCGAAGAAGCTTTTTCATTGATGCAGCAAAAAGGCCTCCATATGCACACGGTAACAATAACGGCCAAGGACAAAATATGCTTTCAGGAGCAGACGGTCTGCCAGAAAGAGCATTGTCCGTTCGCTGACGGGTTTTATGACCGCCTCAATGAAGCAGTCCTTGATATCCTCTCTCATGAATCCATCATTGACCGGAGTGTTATTGAAAAATATGCCATGAAGCACACAGTCTGCCCGTTTGAATTTTCCCTGGAACTTGCATATGCCGCAGACGCAGTCATATGCGATTACAATTATATCTTTGATCCCCGGGTGTCCCTGAAAAGGCTTCATACAGAAGGCAAGAAAAAGACAGCTCTTCTGATCGATGAGGCGCATAATCTGGTGGACCGGGCGAGGGATATGTTTTCGGCGGATCTGGGGAAGCAGAATTTCCTTCAGCTGAAAAGGGCTTATAAAAACACGGCCCCGCAGCTTTCTGCAGCAGCTAAAAAGATGAATGATGTTTTTATCTCTTTCAATAGAGAATTAAAGGAGGAAAGCTATCGCATTCACGAAGAGCTGCCGGAAAATCTGCTGGAGCATCTTGAGGACTTTGCTCATTGCTCAGAAAAGGAGCTGATCAGCGGCAGGGGAGATGAGGGCCAGGAACTGCTGCTTGATACTTATTTTTCTGTACAGGCTTTCCTGAGGATATCAAGGCTGGCAGATGAGCGATTTGTCATTTATACAGAAAAGTCCGGAAAGGATGTAGTACTCAAGCTGTTTTGTTTAGATCCATCCTATCTTGTCCAGAAAATGGGCAAGGGCTTCCGCAGCAAACTCTTTTTTTCGGCTACCTTCCAGCCATTCGATTATTTCAAGAACATGCTGGGCTGGAATGAGGATCATTATTCCCTGTCATTGCCTTCCCCGTTCCCGAAAGAAAATGCAGAAGTTCTTGCTTTGCCGCTTTCAACTAGATATAAGGACAGAAGCGCGACAGGTGAAGCTTTGATCCGATCGGTAGAAAAGCTGGCAGCTGAACGGCCCGGGAATTACTTAATCTTTTTTCCGTCTTACCAATATATGAGGGAAATCCATGAACAAATGAAAGAATCCAGCACTATCAGGATGATGGTACAGGAACAGGGGATGGCAGAGGGAGAAAAAGAAGAATTTTTGTCTTCCTTTAAGGAGGAACCTGAAGAAAGCCTTCTTGGGTTCGCTGTGCTGGGCGGAATTTTTTCAGAAGGGATCAACTTGAAGGGAACCCGGCTCTGCGGTGTCATTATTGTTGGTGTGGGGCTTCCACAGCTGAGTCTTGAGCGTAATCTGATTAAAGATTATTTTCAGGCTGAAGGAAAAAACGGCTATGATTATGCGTATACTTTTCCGGGAGCCAATAAAGCAGCCCAGGCTGGCGGGCGCCTCATCCGTTCAGAGGAAGACACAGGAACCATCCTGCTGATTGATGACCGCTTCCTTCAAAAAAGATATGAACAACTGCTCCCTGCAGAATGGTTTCCGCTAAAAAGGCTCACACGATAA
- a CDS encoding C40 family peptidase, with protein MKKLITSVFLCTSLLFAGLFGGENTEAASYGSSAAAVAQKYIGVPYKWGGTSPKGFDCSGLVGFTYSKAGKKIPRTTGQLYKTGQAVQKKSLKKGDVVFFSTYKKGPSHVGLYLGGNKFIHASSSKGVKIDSMSNPYWSKAYYGAKRI; from the coding sequence ATGAAGAAGCTGATCACAAGCGTTTTTCTTTGCACTAGCCTGCTTTTTGCCGGATTGTTTGGGGGAGAAAATACAGAAGCGGCTTCCTATGGTTCTTCTGCGGCTGCAGTGGCCCAAAAATACATAGGAGTTCCTTATAAATGGGGCGGCACTTCGCCTAAGGGCTTCGACTGTTCCGGCCTTGTCGGATTCACCTACAGCAAAGCCGGAAAAAAGATTCCCAGAACTACCGGGCAGCTTTATAAAACGGGACAAGCCGTACAAAAGAAAAGCCTGAAAAAAGGGGACGTCGTTTTTTTCAGCACCTATAAAAAAGGTCCATCACATGTCGGCCTTTACCTTGGAGGCAACAAATTCATCCATGCGTCAAGCTCTAAGGGCGTTAAGATTGATTCTATGTCCAATCCTTATTGGAGCAAAGCCTATTATGGAGCTAAACGAATTTAA